The following proteins are co-located in the Rhea pennata isolate bPtePen1 chromosome 2, bPtePen1.pri, whole genome shotgun sequence genome:
- the LOC134136280 gene encoding UPF0500 protein C1orf216 homolog — translation MAEKVGLMPKDEEEIQNNGDEDPFQNCDAVTACSSCPASSLLANLHEGKGSSAAPEGPSILSSLAMVQEKAPAGPEIINGDKAQSTASGFSEYLSTDVSVSLGGLSHLVAVCKLESVAISSPCTESLCWDCSQNSEESQLPRASSSSHEPRTITALLVSKFSCCHAGACNMQHTCSGTEDDTVPCSLGQAIWMKTTKVMETLEKRKKEEKEKYRLQIAMYRRLLLLRSIRSLHKQLEQQQARLQECYGTVINTKKEVLKHIRSASPSPAP, via the coding sequence ATGGCTGAGAAAGTAGGTTTAATGCCAAAAGATGAAGAGGAGATCCAAAATAACGGTGATGAAGACCCATTCCAGAACTGTGATGCCGTGACAGCATGCTCCAGCTGTCCTGCCAGTTCTTTGCTAGCCAATCTTCATGAAGGCAAGGGAAGCTCAGCAGCGCCAGAAGGACCATCCATTCTCTCTAGCCTGGCCATGGTCCAAGAGAAAGCCCCTGCTGGACCAGAGATCATCAATGGTGACAAGGCACAAAGCACAGCCTCTGGGTTCTCTGAGTATCTTTCAACAGATGTCAGTGTGTCATTAGGTGGCTTGTCTCATCTCGTGGCAGTTTGTAAGCTGGAGTCTGTGGCCATATCCTCTCCATGCACAGAAAGCCTTTGCTGGGACTGCagccaaaattcagaagagtcGCAGCTCCCAAGGGCCTCTAGCAGCTCTCATGAGCCACGAACTATCACTGCCCTGCTAGTAAGCAAATTCAGTTGCTGTCATGCAGGGGCTTGTAATATGCAGCACACTTGCAGTGGCACAGAGGATGATACAGTCCCTTGTAGCCTGGGCCAGGCAATTTGGATGAAGACCACAAAAGTAATGGAGACcttagaaaagaggaaaaaggaggaaaaggagaagtatCGACTCCAGATAGCTATGTATCGAAGACTTCTGCTGTTGCGCTCAATCAGGAGCTTGCAtaagcagctggagcagcagcaggccagATTGCAGGAATGCTATGGTACAGTAATAAATACCAAGAAAGAAGTGTTGAAACACATTCGCTCAGCCTCGCCCTCACCCGCACCATAA